The genome window CTAAGTTAGATTATAAAATCACTTAAAAATAAAATTATGGCTAAATTAAAACGAAAAAATTATAAACTGAATTATATCGATTATGGTGATAAAATTGCTCAACCCGTTATTTTGATTCATGGTTGGCCGCTTAGTTTACAATCGTGGGAATATCAAATTGCAAAAATTGTCGAAGCTGGTTTTCGTTGTATAGCTTATGACCGAAAAGGTTTTGGAAAATCGTGTGCAACATGGGATCGTTATGATTATGATGCATTGGCAGAAGATCTACACGTGTTGATTGATGATTTGCAGTTGAAAAATGTAGTGTTAGTAGGTTTTACGATGGGTGGAGGAGAAGTAGTTCGCTATATTGCGAATTACGGAAACAAAAATATTTCAAAAATTGCTTTAATTAGTTCAATTATTCCTCTAGTAAAACAAACTGATGATAATGAGTATGGCGTTCCGCAAAAGGATTTAGATCACATTATTCATCAACTTGAAACAAGTCGTTTGGAATTTTTAGAAGGTTTTCATAAAGGCTTTTACAATCATGGTTTGTTAAAAAAATCTGTAAGCAAAGAACAATTAGATTTTGATTTCTCTGTTTCTTCTCATGCTTCACCTATTGCAACTCTAAAAGCTGCACGCTCTTGGATGGATACAGATTTTAGAACTGAATGTAAAATGATTGATGTGCCAACATTAATTATTCATGGAAAAGATGATCAAACTGTACCAATAAAAACAGCAGGAGATCAAGCTTCAAAATTGATTACGAATTCGACTTATATTGTTTATGAAGATGCTCCGCATGGCTTGAATATTACTCATAAAGAGCAGTTGAATATGGATTTGGTAGAATTTCTGTTGAATATAGAACACCAAAAAGATTAGAATATGAAAAATTCGAGTAAAAAGATAATCTCCGGAATAGCAATTGCTGGTTTAGGAGGAGTTTGTTATGCGTGGTTAAATTTTAGAAAAGTAAAAATACCATCTTATGTAACAGTTGTTGAAAATTTTGATGCACAACAATATATGGGAAAATGGTATGAAATAGCACGTTTCGACTTTAAGTTTGAAAAGAATTTGAATCAAGTTACAGCAACTTATTTTCTGAATAAAAAAGGAGTGATTGAAGTCCATAACCGTGGATTTGATGACAAAGAGAATAAATGGAAAGAAGCACATGGAAAAGCAACTTTTAATGGAGAAGAAGGAAAAGGTGCGCTGAAAGTTTCATTTTTTGGACCATTTTATTCAGGATATAATATTGTAATGATGGATCCGATTTATGAAACAGCTTTAGTTTTTGGAGAAAGTCATGATTATATGTGGATTTTATCTCGAAAGAAAACAATCTCAGAAGAGGTAAAACAGAAGTATCTCAACTATGCAGAAGAAAAAGGTTATGATATTTCCCAATTAACGTGGACAAAGCAAGATTGATGTGTGATTAATTTCCTAATTAAAAACCCAATGATTTTTTAGTAAATTCAGTGGGTTTTTAATTCTTTAGTTTTTATTATACAAAAAATAAATTACTCAGTTAGAGGATTAATATTATCTGCAACAGGAAATTCCTGTCCTGTTTGACCAATAGTCTTATTAAAATCAAATTTTGCAGCATCAGACATATTAGCACCACCAGCTAATTTAGCTTTATCTAGCAAGTCTAAAGCTAATTTTTCTTCTTCACGTTGTTCCATTACTAACCATTGTAAAAAATTCCAAGTAGCCCAATCTTCCTCATCAATACACATTTTTACAATTTTGTAAATAGATTCTGTGTTTTCAATTTCTTGTTTCAAAACTGCTTCAAAACATTGTAAAACATTTTTTGGTTCAGGACCAGGTTTTTGTATGGCTTCAATTTTTACACTACCACCTCGTTCTTGTATATATTCTATAATTTTTGCCATATGAACACGTTCCTCTTGCGAATGTTTCATCATAAAACTTTTAATACCATCTAATCGGTTATCATCTGCCCAACAAGCAAGCATCAAGTAAATTTGAGCAGAAAAAGCTTCAAGTGTAATTTGTTTATTTAAAGCATTTTGTAAATTTTTTGAAATTCTAGTTGTATTCATTTTTGTGATTATTTAGTTATGATATTTTAGATTGGAATTTTCAGACCAAACTATTAATTTAAATGTTAATACTTTCTAAAATATTGATATTTAGAGTAGATTTAAATTGAATTAAGATGAAATCGCAAAACCAGAAAATGAAAAAGGTTCTCAATTTTTCAATTGAGAACCTTTTTCTATATAATATAATTTTTAATAAGTTTTATTTTCCAATGCAGAAAGTGTAAAAGCCTTTATTTATCAATAGTGTAGGGGAGTGTGGTGTACTATTGGTGTACAAAAAGTATTAATATTTTAACGAAATATTAGCAATATCCGATAAAAGAATCAATCTTAATTATTACAATTTAATATTACTGATTAAATAATTCTTGATTTGTTTTGCTCTTTAATGATATTAATAATTTGTTTTTGAATCCAAACAGGAGCGTACTTTAATTGTTTATGAACTACTTCATTATTCAATTGTTGCACGTTAGGTTGTATTTGAATTAAGAATTCATCTGTCACGTTTTTTTGACCTATTTCTTTAAAAGCCTGAACAATTAAGTGTAATAATTCATCTTTGATGGCAAAGCTTTTAGGAACTGTTTTTTTTAATTGAATGGTACGATTTCCTATTCTTATTTCGCGTTGTGATCCATCAGTTAGATATACAGCTTTTAAAGGAACCTGAGTTGCTAATCCTAATAAATATAAAGCCAAAACTCCTGAGGGAGAAATACGTGCCTTATCTCGTTGTGCGATTTGTTTCGCTATTTCTTCAGTTGTGGGATAAATAGTACCTAACAACGGATCTTTTTTAGGTTTAAGATAAATACCTTGAGCTAAACGCTCAACTAAACCTTCTTTTTCTAAACGAGAAAGTACTTTACGGATGTTATCTGAAGAGCCATATTTTGAGAAATCAGCTAAAAAAAATATTTTGCCAAAAGATGATTTTGAAATCTTTGTTTCTATTTGATTTTTAGCTGATTTCATTTTGTTTTTGGTTAATTTTATGTCACAAATTTAGTGAAAATTTGTGACAAAATTTAATTTTAAAAATGTAATTATAGTAATTCTATATCTTGTAATTTTCGCCCAAATTCATCATCTGCTGCTAGTTTGAAAAGATCATCTTGTAAACCTAGGGGTGTACTTTAATTGTTTTTTGAATGACTACATTATTTAATTGTAGCACAGTAGAATGTATTAGATTTATTAATTCATCTTTCACGTTTTTTTGGCCTATTTCTTTAAAAATGCACTGTCTTTTAAAGTTTATAAGTTTACAAATATAGCTTGGGTTAGCTTTTTCAAATCCATCTAACCTTCCCATTATTTAGTTCTGTTTTCAAATTAAGATTTATTAAGTGCATTTTATTACACTA of Empedobacter falsenii contains these proteins:
- a CDS encoding alpha/beta fold hydrolase: MAKLKRKNYKLNYIDYGDKIAQPVILIHGWPLSLQSWEYQIAKIVEAGFRCIAYDRKGFGKSCATWDRYDYDALAEDLHVLIDDLQLKNVVLVGFTMGGGEVVRYIANYGNKNISKIALISSIIPLVKQTDDNEYGVPQKDLDHIIHQLETSRLEFLEGFHKGFYNHGLLKKSVSKEQLDFDFSVSSHASPIATLKAARSWMDTDFRTECKMIDVPTLIIHGKDDQTVPIKTAGDQASKLITNSTYIVYEDAPHGLNITHKEQLNMDLVEFLLNIEHQKD
- a CDS encoding lipocalin family protein; translation: MKNSSKKIISGIAIAGLGGVCYAWLNFRKVKIPSYVTVVENFDAQQYMGKWYEIARFDFKFEKNLNQVTATYFLNKKGVIEVHNRGFDDKENKWKEAHGKATFNGEEGKGALKVSFFGPFYSGYNIVMMDPIYETALVFGESHDYMWILSRKKTISEEVKQKYLNYAEEKGYDISQLTWTKQD
- a CDS encoding ferritin: MNTTRISKNLQNALNKQITLEAFSAQIYLMLACWADDNRLDGIKSFMMKHSQEERVHMAKIIEYIQERGGSVKIEAIQKPGPEPKNVLQCFEAVLKQEIENTESIYKIVKMCIDEEDWATWNFLQWLVMEQREEEKLALDLLDKAKLAGGANMSDAAKFDFNKTIGQTGQEFPVADNINPLTE
- a CDS encoding DUF6088 family protein, with product MKSAKNQIETKISKSSFGKIFFLADFSKYGSSDNIRKVLSRLEKEGLVERLAQGIYLKPKKDPLLGTIYPTTEEIAKQIAQRDKARISPSGVLALYLLGLATQVPLKAVYLTDGSQREIRIGNRTIQLKKTVPKSFAIKDELLHLIVQAFKEIGQKNVTDEFLIQIQPNVQQLNNEVVHKQLKYAPVWIQKQIINIIKEQNKSRII